A DNA window from Helianthus annuus cultivar XRQ/B chromosome 15, HanXRQr2.0-SUNRISE, whole genome shotgun sequence contains the following coding sequences:
- the LOC118487493 gene encoding uncharacterized protein LOC118487493: MAKEDYRRVKWIEYAESYPTEFLIGGKCPVTLWDSFAVDMFAYMIDKKREKFVVIICHFCTVKLYKGKRGVANSFDLSRLFIDNADIEEISSFKERYAAKISASSSSNENVGSYIISTVEDEFLNKGDFILIALLGTILEKKKVLVLGTVMTICTDKLCFKIPIRVQDSSGTVSLTMFDYEAYKIFKKSAKELLAIQDQVVNSGEIPNPYPEIFDTLVGKKYAFVINVTEYNIEYQVEN, encoded by the exons ATGGCAAAGGAGGATTACAGACGGGTCAAATGGATCGAATACGCCGAAAGCTACCCAACTGAGTTTTTAAT AGGTGGAAAGTGTCCAGTTACGTTGTGGGACTCTTTTGCTGTTGATATGTTTGCGTACATGATTGACAAAAAACGAGAGAAATTTGTTGTTATCATTTGTCACTTTTGTACGGTAAAGCTTTACAAAG GCAAGCGTGGAGTCGCCAATAGTTTTGATCTCAGTAGACTTTTTATTGATAATGCTGACATTGAAGAAATTTCATCTTTCAAAGAGAG GTATGCTGCGAAAATTTCTGCTTCGTCCTCATCAAATGAGAATGTTGGTTCTTATATTATTTCAACTGTGGAAGATGAGTTCCTCAACAAAGGAGATTTCATACTCATTGCTTTACTTGGAACCATATTAGAg AAAAAGAAGGTGTTGGTTCTCGGCACAGTCATGACCATATGCACTGATAAGCTTTG TTTCAAGATACCTATCAGGGTGCAAGATTCTTCTGGTACTGTTTCATTAACCATGTTTGATTATGAAGCTTACAAAATTTTTAAGAAATCTGCCAAAGAGTTACTTGCTATCCAAGATCAG GTCGTTAATTCCGGAGAGATACCCAACCCATATCCCGAGATCTTTGACACATTGGTTGGAAAGAAGTATGCGTTTGTCATAAATGTTACCGAATATAACATTGAATATCAAGTAGAAAACTAG